The genomic interval CGGATCGCTGCTGGGCGGGGAAGACTTCGCGGCCCGGGTCGTCGGTGCCGTCGGCGCGGCGCTGTCGCCGGCGGCCTCCGAACTCCTGGAAGACGCGCTGACGAGCGCCGTCGGCCGTGGCGGCGCGACGGTCCTGGGACTGGCGGTGATGGTGTGGGGTGCGCTGAAGGTGTTCCGCGGGCTCGACCTGGCGTTCTCCCGTGTCTACGGGGCTCACGATCCAAAATCGTTCGGCGCACAGCTCGTCGACGCGCTGTCGGCACTGGCGGGGATCGGGCTGGCGATCGTCGGGCTGGGTGTCGTCGGGGCGCTGGGGACCGTCTTCGGCGTCGAGGTGGCGCTGGGCGGCCTCGCGCTCGTCCCGATCCTGACTGTCGCCTTCCTCCCGCTGTACTACGTGTTCCCGGACCGACCGATGAGCGTCCGGGACGCGCTGCCCGGGGCGGCGCTCGCTGCCGTCGGCTGGGCACTGCTGGGGACGGGGTTCAACATCTACGCCGCCCAGGCCGACGCCTATCAGCTCTACGGCGTCGTCGGCGGCGTCCTGTTACTGGTGACGTGGTTCTACTTCGCCGGCCAGATACTCCTTGTCGGGGCGGCGCTGAACGCAAGCCTGGCCGGCGGTCCGGACCGGCAACTACAACAGGACGCGCTTCGAGAGTCCGGCAAAGCGATGAGCGAGGACGCCGACGCACACACCGGCGAAACGCCGCCGCCCAGCGGTTCCGAGGGGGACGGGCGGGATGTCGACGACCTGACCGAGGCGGAACTCGACGCGTTGCGCGAGGAGTTCGAGGAGTTCCGGGAGGATGTCGAGTCGCGCACGCTCCACCGCGAGGACGTGGAATCCGATCTCAAACAGTACGTCCGACGACGGATGCGCCGCGGCCACGCCCGCGGCTGGGGACCGTACGTGGTCTTGCTGTACGGGACGCTGATGACGCTCGGCGCGTTCTACTACCTGAACGGGCCGTGGGCGATCGGCGCGATGCTCGTCGTCTGGCTGTCGACGCTGGGGCTGTACGTCGTGATGCTCGCCGTCGGCGTCACGTTCCGGGTGACCGGCCTCCCCCGCCGTGCGGTCGAGCGGGTCCGTGACTGGCGGCGGTGACCCGCGCCGTCGGTATCAGCGACCTCCTGTCGTCGCTCCCGGGGGTCGTCGTGGTCCTGTTCGCCCTGGTGACGCAACTGGGTGACTTCTGGCTGACGTTCTCGCTGTCGGCGCTGCTGTACTGGCTCGGGGCACAGACGCCGCGTATCGGCCACGGTGTCACCCGCGAGCGGGCGGCGATGGTCGTCGCACTGTTGGCCGCGGCCGTCGCCGTGACCGTTTCGCTGAAAGGTCTCTTCGGGCTGCCGCGACCGGCCGGTGCCGGCGTGGCGGCCCACGCTGACTCCCTGCCCGCCGCCGTCAGGGGCCTGTACGTCTCGATGGCGACCGGCGAGGGCTACGGCTTCCCCAGCGGGCACGCGACGACTGCGGTGTTGGTCTGGGGCGGTCTGGCGTGGTCAGTTCGGATCGGCCGGCACCGCCAGCGGGTGGCGGTCGCCGCCGGCCTGGCGCTGTTGATCGGGCTCTCGCGGCTCGTGCTCGGCGTCCACTTCCTCGTGGACGTGTTGGCCGGGTTCGCCGCCGCAGGGGCGGTGCTGTGGCTGGCGCTGACACGACTCCGAACGCCCGACCGCGTGTTCGGGCTGGCTGCCGTCGTCGCGGCCGTCGGCATCGGTACGAGCGGACTAACCCAGAACGCCGCTGCGGCACTGGGGATCGGCGTCGGCGGTGCGATCATTTGGCGGCTCCTCGGCGGACAGAGTCCGGCGGCGACGCCGGCGGGTGCCCGGCTGACAGCGGCACTGGGCGTCGCCGTCGTCCTCACCGCGGCCGGCGCCACCCTCGCGGTTCGGCCGGCGCCGCTGGCGACCGGTCTCGCGGCCGCCGTCGGGACGGCGCTCTTGCTGGCGATGCCACTGGCCGGCGAGCGGCTCGCGAAAAAATGAGCGGTGTCGGCGCTCAGAACGTTTCGAGGTACCGGTCGAGTTCCCACTGGGAGACATCGACCAGGTAGTCCTTGAACTCCTCGCGCTTGGCCTCGACGAACTTCTCGGCGACGTGCGGGCCGAGCGCGTCGAGGAC from Haloarcula pelagica carries:
- a CDS encoding YihY/virulence factor BrkB family protein, encoding MNRNRAIGVGRDLLRTVRAEQVSFLAAGIAYYMFVSVLPLLLLALAVGSLLGGEDFAARVVGAVGAALSPAASELLEDALTSAVGRGGATVLGLAVMVWGALKVFRGLDLAFSRVYGAHDPKSFGAQLVDALSALAGIGLAIVGLGVVGALGTVFGVEVALGGLALVPILTVAFLPLYYVFPDRPMSVRDALPGAALAAVGWALLGTGFNIYAAQADAYQLYGVVGGVLLLVTWFYFAGQILLVGAALNASLAGGPDRQLQQDALRESGKAMSEDADAHTGETPPPSGSEGDGRDVDDLTEAELDALREEFEEFREDVESRTLHREDVESDLKQYVRRRMRRGHARGWGPYVVLLYGTLMTLGAFYYLNGPWAIGAMLVVWLSTLGLYVVMLAVGVTFRVTGLPRRAVERVRDWRR
- a CDS encoding phosphatase PAP2 family protein produces the protein MTRAVGISDLLSSLPGVVVVLFALVTQLGDFWLTFSLSALLYWLGAQTPRIGHGVTRERAAMVVALLAAAVAVTVSLKGLFGLPRPAGAGVAAHADSLPAAVRGLYVSMATGEGYGFPSGHATTAVLVWGGLAWSVRIGRHRQRVAVAAGLALLIGLSRLVLGVHFLVDVLAGFAAAGAVLWLALTRLRTPDRVFGLAAVVAAVGIGTSGLTQNAAAALGIGVGGAIIWRLLGGQSPAATPAGARLTAALGVAVVLTAAGATLAVRPAPLATGLAAAVGTALLLAMPLAGERLAKK